A single region of the Vicia villosa cultivar HV-30 ecotype Madison, WI linkage group LG4, Vvil1.0, whole genome shotgun sequence genome encodes:
- the LOC131600040 gene encoding lectin B4-like: MATINFQKSFSLVILFSLSFFLLLVNNVNSTESTSFSFTNFNQNQENLILQEDALVNSKGRLELTKVEHGNPVSDSLGRVLYASPIHIHDNTTLASFTTSFSFVLKAPNTFKVADGLAFFLAPPDTQPQKPGGYLGLFNDRGADKSNQIVAVEFDTFYNQDWDPEDTHIGIDVNSIESVKTTPFDLVYGEKANAVITYQASTKALTASLVFPLSQTSYIVSARVDLRDILPEYVRVGFSATTGLSEGVVETHDIISWSFQSILDDNDNVLRGSL; encoded by the coding sequence ATGGCAACCATTAATTTCCAAAAGTCATTCTCTCTTGTCATACTATTTTCTTTAAGTTTCTTCCTTTTGTTAGTGAATAATGTTAACTCAACCGAATCCACTTCCTTTTCCTTCACCAATTTCAACCAAAACCAAGAAAACCTCATCCTACAAGAGGATGCACTTGTTAACTCAAAAGGGAGATTAGAACTCACAAAAGTTGAACATGGAAACCCAGTCTCAGACTCTCTTGGTCGTGTCCTATATGCTTCACCTATTCACATTCACGACAACACCACACTTGCAAGTTTTACCACTTCCTTTTCGTTTGTCCTCAAAGCACCAAACACCTTCAAAGTTGCAGATGGTCTCGCATTTTTCCTTGCCCCACCGGATACTCAGCCACAAAAACCTGGTGGATACCTAGGACTTTTCAATGACAGAGGAGCCGATAAATCTAACCAAATTGTTGCTGTTGAATTCGACACCTTTTACAACCAGGATTGGGATCCGGAAGATACACATATTGGTATTGATGTAAACTCTATCGAATCAGTTAAAACTACCCCTTTTGATTTGGTTTATGGAGAAAAAGCCAATGCTGTTATAACCTATCAGGCTTCCACAAAAGCTTTGACTGCTTCTTTGGTTTTCCCTTTGAGTCAAACAAGTTATATTGTTTCTGCTCGTGTTGATTTGAGGGACATTCTTCCGGAGTATGTCAGGGTTGGTTTCTCGGCTACCACCGGTCTTTCTGAAGGCGTTGTTGAGACTCATGATATTATTTCTTGGTCGTTTCAGTCCATTTTGGACGACAACGACAATGTGCTTCGTGgttctttgtaa